The DNA region CGTGGACGGAGTGGGTCCTGCTCTTCATGTACGACCCCGCCGAGGGCGAGCCCGACCTCTCCGAGGAAGCCGTCGTCGCCCGCGCCCGGACCACGATCGGCGACCCCGACGTCGACATCAGGATCAAGGCGACCAGCCTGTGGCAGATCAACCACCTGGTCGCCGAGCGCTACCGGATCGGTCGCGCCTTCCTCGCCGGCGACGCCGCGCACCGTCACCCGCCCGCCAACGGGCTGGGCACCAACACCTCGGTGCAGGACGCGTACAACCTGGCCTGGAAGCTGGCCATGGTGCTCCGCGGCGACGCCGGCGAGGAGCTGCTCACCAGCTATCACGACGAGCGGCAGCCGGTGGGCCGGCAGGTCGTCGACCGCGCGCTCAAGAGCGTGCAGGACATGCTGCCGATCTCGCAGGCGCTCGGCTTCGAGCCGGGCCAGAGCGCCGAGGAGGGCCAGCGGGCGCTGGACGGACTGCGCGCCCCCGGCCCGGTGGGGGAGCAGCGGCGCCGGCAGCTCGCCGATGCCGTACGCCTGCAGAACTATCAGTTCAACGCCCACGGCGTGGAGCTCGACCAGCGGTACGCCTCCGGTGCCGTCCTCGATGACGGCACGCCGTGGCCGGCCCCTGATCGCGACCCCGAGCTCTACCACCACCCGACCACCCACCCGGGGGCTCGGCTGCCGCACGCCTGGGTCGAGAAGGACCGCGTCCTGCTCTCGACCCTCGACCTCGCCGGCCACGGCGAGTTCACGCTGCTCACCGGGGTCGGTGGCGAGCCCTGGGCCGACGCCGCCGGCAAGGTCGCTGCCGACCTCGGCCTCCGGATCAGCGTCAAGCCCATCGGCACCGGCTGCGAGTACGCCGACCCCACCGGGGACTGGGCGGCTCGGCGCGAGGTCGGCGACGCCGGCGCCATCCTGGTCCGCCCCGACCAGCACATCGCCTGGCGGGCCCACGACCTCACCGACGACCCCGCCGCCGATCTCGAACGCGCCCTCCGCACCGTCCTCGACCGCCACTGACCCTCTCCACGAAGGAATCATCATGAAGCTCGCCAACCTGGACGGCCGCGCCGTCCTGATCACCACCGCCGGTCCCGACGATGCCGAGCCGCGAGCCGTCGACGTCCACAAGGCCAGCGACGGCCGGTTCGGCCCGGACCCGGCCGGCCTCTACGCCGACTGGTCGGCCTTCTTCGACTGGGCCCTGAGCGCTCAGACGGACGACGCGGACGACGCCATCGGGTTCGATGTCGCCGAGCTCGGTGCGCCGTCACCGGCGCCGCGCCAGATCTTCGCGGTCGGCCTCAACTACACCGCGCACGCCGCCGAGTCCGGCTTCGAGGCCCCCACCGGGCTTCCGCCGGTCTTCCCGAAGTTCGTCAGCAGCCTGACCGGGCCGGTCACCGAGGTGGTGCTTCCCGAGGGCGGCAACACCGACTGGGAGGTCGAGCTGGTGGCGGTCATCGGGCGCACCGCCACCAACGTGTCCGAGGCCGACGCCTGGGACCACGTCGCCGGCGTCACCGTCGGCCAGGACATCTCCGAGCGGGTCACCCAGCTCCGCGGTCCGGCGCCGCAGTTCGGCCTCGGCAAGTCCTTCCCCGGCTTCTCGCCGACCGGGCCATGGCTCGTCACCGCCGACGAGCTGCCCGACCGGGACGACCTCGAGCTGCGCTGCGACCTGGACGGCGAGAACGTCCAGATCGGCCGCACCGGCAACCTGATCGTGTCGGTCCCACGGCTGATCGCGGAGCTGTCGAAGGTCGTCACGCTCTACCCCGGCGACCTGATCTTCACCGGCACGCCCGACGGCGTCGGCCTCGGGCGTGACCCGCAGCGCTTCATCGAGGCGGGGCAGACCCTGGTGAGTACGATCGAAGGCATCGGCGAGCTGCGTCAGACCTTCGTGGCGGCGCCGAACGGGGGTGAACCGCGATGAGTCTGCACCGCCTCAGCCATGTCACCATAGGCGTCCCCGACGTCGCCGCGACCACGTCCTACTACACCGACTTCGGGCTCCGGGTCAGCGGCGAGGCGACGCTGGCCACCCGGGACGGCGGCGACCAGCTCCAGCTCGTGCGGGCACCGTTCCGCCGGCTCGTCGAGCTGGGGGTCGCCGCCGACGACCCCGACGACCTCGCCCGGATCGCCGCGTCCCTGCAGCGACTCGGCCACCCGGCGTCCCTGGAGGGCGACGCGCTGGTGACCACCGAGCCGGTCAGCGGCTTCGCCGTCCGGGTACGCGTCCTGCCCCGGTTGCGGCAGGAGCCGCAACCGGCCACTCCCTACAACGGGCCCGGCCGGGTCGAGCGGCGCGGGCGGGCGCCCGGGGTGCTGCGTACCGAACCGGTGCGGCCGCGGCGCCTGGGCCACGCGGTGGCCGGCACGACCGACCTCGCCACGACGATGCGGTTCTTCGTCGACGGGCTGGGTTTCAAGGTCTCCGACCACATCGGGGACAAGGGCGCGTTCATGCGCTGCTCGACCGACCATCACAACTTCCTGGCACTGCAGTCGCCGGTCAACTACCTGCACCACACCAGCTGGCAGGTCGACGACATCGACGACGTCGGCCGCGGGGCGCACGCCATGCTCGAGGGCGCTCCCGAGCGCCACGTGTGGGGGCTCGGCCGCCACCACGCCGGCTCGAACTTCTTCTGGTACCTCAAGGACCCGGCCGGCAACTTCTCCGAGTACTTCTCCGACATGGACTGCATCCCCGAGGACGAGATCTGGGCGCCCGAGGTCCTCGAGGGAGCCAAGGGCCTGTTCAGCTGGGGACCACCGCCCCCGCCGTCGTTCCTCGAGCCCGAGGACCTCGCGGCCTTGATGACCGGAGCCCACAGCAAGGGATGACGTACGACGGGGGTGGTTGCCTCAGACGTTGCGCCGGTACTGACCCCCGACCTCGAAGAACGCCTCGGTGACCTGACCGAGCGAGCAGACCCGGGCGGCGTCCATGAGGGCGGCGAAGATGTTCTCGTCGGAGGTCGCGGCCTGCTTGAGCCGGGCGATGGCGGCTTGGGCCTCGGTCGCGTGGGCCGCCTGGAAGGCGTGGACGCGGTCGAGCTGGGACTTCTTCTCGGTCTCGGTGGCGCGGGCGAGCTCGACGGGGCCGGCGGGGGTGCCGTTGGTGTCGCGGACGAAGGTGTTGACCCCGACGATGGGCAGGGTGCCGTCGTGCTTGCGGTGCTCGTAGAGCATGGACTCGTCTTGGATCTTGCCGCGCTGGTAGCCGGTCTCCATGGCGCCGAGGACGCCGCCGCGTTCGGAGATCCGGTCGAACTCCTTCAGGACGGCTTCTTCGACGAGGTCGGTGAGCTCGTCGATGATGAAGGAGCCTTGGAGTGGGTTCTCGTTGAACGCGAGGCCCCATTCGCGGTTGATGATCAGCTGGATCGCCAGTGCGCGGCGGACGGATTCTTCGGAGGGGGTGGTGACGGCTTCGTCGAAGGCGTTGGTGTGTAGTGACTGGGCGTTGTCGTAGATCGCGATCAACGCTTGCAGGGTGGTGCGGATGTCGTTGAAGTCCATCTCCTGGGCGTGCAGGGACCGGCCGCTGGTTTGGATGTGGTACTTCAGCTTCTGGGAGCGCTCGGAGGCGCCGTAGCGTTCCCGCATGGCGATGGCCCAGATCCGGCGGGCGACGCGGCCGATGACGGAGTATTCGGGGTCCATGCCGTTGGAGAAGAAGAAGGACAGGTTGGGGGCGAAGTCGTCGATCGACATGCCGCGGGCGAGGTAGGACTCGACGTAGGTGAACCCGTTGGCGAGGGTGAAGGCGAGCTGGGAGATGGGGTTGGCTCCGGCTTCGGCGATGTGGTAGCCGGAGATCGAGACGGAGTAGAAGTTGCGGACGCTGTTCTGGATGAACCATTCCTGGATGTCGGCCATGCAGCGCAGGGAGAACTCGGTGGAGAACAGGCAGGTGTTCTGGCCCTGGTCCTCCTTGAGGATGTCGGCCTGCACCGTGCCACGCACCGTCTGCAGTGCCTTCGCCGGGTCGACGCCGCGCTCGCGGGCCTGATCGATCACGGTGTTGAGGAAGAACGCCAGGATCGTCGGCGCCGGCCCGTTGATCGTCATCGACACCGAGGTCGTCGGGGCGAGCAGGTCGAAGCCGTCGTAGAGCGCCTTCATGTCGTCGAGCGTCGCGACCGAGACGCCCGAGGTGCCGACCTTGCCGTAGATGTCGGGGCGGAGGTCGGGGTCGCGGCCGTAGAGGGTGACCGAGTCGAACGCGGTGGAGAGCCGGGTGGCGGGCTGGCCCTCGGAGAGCAGCTTGAAGCGACGGTTGGTGCGGAACGGGTCGCCCTCGCCGGCGAACATCCGGGCGGGGTCCTCGTTGGCGCGCTTGTAGGGGAAGACGCCCGCCGTGAACGGGAAGAACCCGGGCAGGTTCTCGTTGCGAAGGAACCGGGTCAGCTCACCGCGGTCGGTGTAGCCCGGGGTGGCCACGCGCGGGATGTAGTTGCCGGCCAGCGAGGTCCGGCCGCTGTCATCGGCGGCGTACGTCTCCTTGGTCTTCTGCCACGAGTCCAGCTGCGTGCGGAGGTCCTCGGGGAGCTCGGAGGCCGGGAGCTCGAGCTCGGGGTGGTCCGCGGAGATGATCTCGTACGCCTGCTCCTTGCGCGCCGCGGCGATGAGCTCGACGGTGCGCGCGTGGTAGTCGCGTACGTCGCCGGCGATCTCGGCCAGGTAGCGGACGCGCTTCTCGGGGATGATCGGGTGCAGGCCCGTCGAGTGGCGGGTCGAGACGCGGGGCAGCGTGCCCTCGCTCAGCGCGAGGCCGGCCTCGCCGAGAAGACCCTTGATGTGCTGGTAGAGCGCGGTGACGCCGTCGTCGTCGAAGGCTGCGGCGGAGGTGCCGAAGACCGGCATGTCCTCGGGCGAGGAGGTGAAGGCCTCCCGGTTGCGGACGAGCTGGCGGGAGACGTCGCGCAGCGCGTCCTCGGCCCCACGCCGCTCGAACTTGTTGATCGCCACGACGTCGGCGAAGTCGAGCATGTCGATCTTCTCGAGCTGCGAGGCGGCACCGAACTCGGGCGTCATCACGTAGAGCGAGACGTCGACGAAGTCGCTGATCCCGGTGTCGCCCTGGCCGATGCCGGGCGTCTCGACGATGACCAGGTCGACGGCGGACTTCATCACCGCGAGCACCTCGGCGAAGCGTTCGGGCACCTCGTGACCGCCGCGCGTGGCGAGGGAGCGGTAGAACGTGGTCGAGCCGCCGTCGTGCATCGCGGCCAGCGAGTTCATCCGGATCCGGTCGCCCAGCAGCGCGCCGCCACCGCGCCGCCGGGTCGGGTCGATGGCGAGGACGCCGATGCGGATCTTGTCCTCCTGGTCGTTGCGCAGCCGCCGGACCAGCTCGTCGGTGAGGGAGGACTTGCCGGACCCGCCGGTGCCGGTGATGCCGAGCACGACCGCCTGGTCGGCCTCCCGCAGTCGGGCGAGGAAGTCCTCGGGCAGCCGGCCCTGCTCGGCACCGGTGATCGCGCGCCCGATGGCGAGGCCGTAGCCGGCGACCACGCCGTCGG from Nocardioides luteus includes:
- a CDS encoding FAD-dependent oxidoreductase, producing MTYDITTDVLVVGAGPAGLSMAALLAAYGVDAVTVTKYAGTAHSPRAHITNQRTMEVFRDLGLEEAVREVATPNSLMGNNVWATSFADPEIARLLTWGSGPERRTDYDLASPSAMCNVPQHILEPVLRTGAERLGADLRFSTELVEVSQDEEGVTAVVRHRESGRTETIRAKYVVGADGGRSTVAEQLGFVMEGEAGLGAAANVWLEADLTDYTAYRPGTLYWMCQPGNDYWVGSGTWICVKPWTEWVLLFMYDPAEGEPDLSEEAVVARARTTIGDPDVDIRIKATSLWQINHLVAERYRIGRAFLAGDAAHRHPPANGLGTNTSVQDAYNLAWKLAMVLRGDAGEELLTSYHDERQPVGRQVVDRALKSVQDMLPISQALGFEPGQSAEEGQRALDGLRAPGPVGEQRRRQLADAVRLQNYQFNAHGVELDQRYASGAVLDDGTPWPAPDRDPELYHHPTTHPGARLPHAWVEKDRVLLSTLDLAGHGEFTLLTGVGGEPWADAAGKVAADLGLRISVKPIGTGCEYADPTGDWAARREVGDAGAILVRPDQHIAWRAHDLTDDPAADLERALRTVLDRH
- a CDS encoding fumarylacetoacetate hydrolase family protein; translated protein: MKLANLDGRAVLITTAGPDDAEPRAVDVHKASDGRFGPDPAGLYADWSAFFDWALSAQTDDADDAIGFDVAELGAPSPAPRQIFAVGLNYTAHAAESGFEAPTGLPPVFPKFVSSLTGPVTEVVLPEGGNTDWEVELVAVIGRTATNVSEADAWDHVAGVTVGQDISERVTQLRGPAPQFGLGKSFPGFSPTGPWLVTADELPDRDDLELRCDLDGENVQIGRTGNLIVSVPRLIAELSKVVTLYPGDLIFTGTPDGVGLGRDPQRFIEAGQTLVSTIEGIGELRQTFVAAPNGGEPR
- a CDS encoding VOC family protein produces the protein MSLHRLSHVTIGVPDVAATTSYYTDFGLRVSGEATLATRDGGDQLQLVRAPFRRLVELGVAADDPDDLARIAASLQRLGHPASLEGDALVTTEPVSGFAVRVRVLPRLRQEPQPATPYNGPGRVERRGRAPGVLRTEPVRPRRLGHAVAGTTDLATTMRFFVDGLGFKVSDHIGDKGAFMRCSTDHHNFLALQSPVNYLHHTSWQVDDIDDVGRGAHAMLEGAPERHVWGLGRHHAGSNFFWYLKDPAGNFSEYFSDMDCIPEDEIWAPEVLEGAKGLFSWGPPPPPSFLEPEDLAALMTGAHSKG
- the icmF gene encoding fused isobutyryl-CoA mutase/GTPase IcmF, translating into MSDLHIPQNHVRIVTASSLFDGHDAAINIMRRIFQAQGCEVIHLGHNRSVTEIADAAVQEDAHCVAVSSYQGGHVEFFEYLVSALKERGAGHVKVVGGGGGVIVPYEIERLANSGVKIFSPEDGQRLGLPGMINSVVRDIDRDLWPTFPITPDGVVAGYGLAIGRAITGAEQGRLPEDFLARLREADQAVVLGITGTGGSGKSSLTDELVRRLRNDQEDKIRIGVLAIDPTRRRGGGALLGDRIRMNSLAAMHDGGSTTFYRSLATRGGHEVPERFAEVLAVMKSAVDLVIVETPGIGQGDTGISDFVDVSLYVMTPEFGAASQLEKIDMLDFADVVAINKFERRGAEDALRDVSRQLVRNREAFTSSPEDMPVFGTSAAAFDDDGVTALYQHIKGLLGEAGLALSEGTLPRVSTRHSTGLHPIIPEKRVRYLAEIAGDVRDYHARTVELIAAARKEQAYEIISADHPELELPASELPEDLRTQLDSWQKTKETYAADDSGRTSLAGNYIPRVATPGYTDRGELTRFLRNENLPGFFPFTAGVFPYKRANEDPARMFAGEGDPFRTNRRFKLLSEGQPATRLSTAFDSVTLYGRDPDLRPDIYGKVGTSGVSVATLDDMKALYDGFDLLAPTTSVSMTINGPAPTILAFFLNTVIDQARERGVDPAKALQTVRGTVQADILKEDQGQNTCLFSTEFSLRCMADIQEWFIQNSVRNFYSVSISGYHIAEAGANPISQLAFTLANGFTYVESYLARGMSIDDFAPNLSFFFSNGMDPEYSVIGRVARRIWAIAMRERYGASERSQKLKYHIQTSGRSLHAQEMDFNDIRTTLQALIAIYDNAQSLHTNAFDEAVTTPSEESVRRALAIQLIINREWGLAFNENPLQGSFIIDELTDLVEEAVLKEFDRISERGGVLGAMETGYQRGKIQDESMLYEHRKHDGTLPIVGVNTFVRDTNGTPAGPVELARATETEKKSQLDRVHAFQAAHATEAQAAIARLKQAATSDENIFAALMDAARVCSLGQVTEAFFEVGGQYRRNV